One genomic region from Streptomyces sp. NBC_00582 encodes:
- a CDS encoding cellulase family glycosylhydrolase encodes MSALSPNPPSPSRRRRGSSSSSMGRRLLGTIVSVVVLGGAVAAVVSTSGLDLSSRAPESAGASGAVAGKAGDTKDASPAAARELGFGLSFGDTLTWSTDAELGRALDDAADLGVHWVRVDLSWRNIQPDSPSQYLWERFDRVVDAADKRGLEVLPTIGYTPRWAAAADCGSTSQTCPPADDDQFAAFAGAAAERYSARGVHTWEIWNEPNIRPFWHTGPDAERYAGLLKAASRSVRSADSKAYLLLGGLAAVKTDPAKQYVSHQTYLGELGRLGALDQVDAISYHPYTYPLLPGAKTATGTRFEEIASTSDSLVSVLRRYGKPDMPVWVTETGAPTWSQGTAADSPDAQGTRHVTARLQAEIATDTVPAAAAIPSVAKVFWFAYRDGEAETADSRTSQHFGLLYSDGRHKPAFAALRKAISDYRERRD; translated from the coding sequence GTGTCTGCTCTGTCCCCCAACCCCCCGTCGCCCTCCCGGCGGCGCCGTGGTTCCTCGTCGTCGTCCATGGGCCGGCGTCTGCTGGGCACGATCGTCTCGGTCGTCGTCCTCGGCGGAGCCGTCGCGGCGGTGGTGTCCACCTCGGGGCTCGACCTGTCCTCGCGTGCCCCGGAGAGCGCCGGGGCGTCCGGGGCCGTCGCGGGGAAAGCGGGGGACACGAAGGACGCCTCCCCGGCCGCCGCGCGCGAGCTCGGGTTCGGGCTGTCCTTCGGCGACACCCTGACCTGGTCCACGGACGCCGAGCTCGGCCGCGCCCTCGACGACGCCGCGGACCTCGGGGTGCACTGGGTGCGGGTGGACCTGTCCTGGCGGAACATCCAGCCGGACTCCCCCTCCCAGTACCTGTGGGAGCGGTTCGACCGGGTCGTGGACGCCGCGGACAAACGCGGTCTGGAGGTGCTGCCGACGATCGGCTACACCCCGCGCTGGGCCGCCGCCGCGGACTGCGGGAGCACCAGCCAGACCTGCCCGCCCGCCGACGACGACCAGTTCGCCGCCTTCGCGGGCGCCGCCGCCGAGCGGTACTCCGCCCGGGGCGTGCACACCTGGGAGATCTGGAACGAGCCGAACATCAGGCCGTTCTGGCACACCGGCCCGGACGCCGAGCGCTACGCCGGCCTGCTGAAGGCGGCCTCGCGGTCCGTGCGGTCCGCCGACTCCAAGGCGTATCTCCTCCTCGGCGGGCTCGCGGCGGTGAAGACCGACCCGGCCAAGCAGTACGTGTCCCATCAGACGTATCTCGGGGAGCTGGGCCGGCTGGGCGCGCTGGACCAGGTGGACGCCATCTCCTACCACCCGTACACCTATCCGCTGCTGCCCGGCGCGAAGACGGCGACCGGCACCCGCTTCGAGGAGATCGCCTCGACCAGCGACAGCCTGGTGTCGGTCCTGCGCCGCTACGGCAAGCCGGACATGCCGGTGTGGGTGACCGAGACCGGGGCGCCGACCTGGTCGCAGGGCACCGCAGCGGACAGCCCGGACGCTCAGGGCACCCGGCATGTGACGGCGCGGCTGCAGGCCGAGATCGCCACCGACACCGTGCCCGCGGCCGCCGCGATCCCCTCCGTGGCGAAGGTGTTCTGGTTCGCCTACCGCGACGGCGAGGCGGAGACCGCGGACAGCCGCACCTCCCAGCACTTCGGCCTGCTGTACTCCGACGGACGGCACAAGCCGGCCTTCGCCGCGCTGCGGAAGGCGATCAGCGACTACCGGGAGCGGCGGGACTGA
- a CDS encoding glycosyltransferase family 4 protein, with protein MTRPSWNPRSENARGENRRTVAVVTPYYPPNIGGVEQYSARVAAAVAATPDLRAVVLTTRLDGGRRTTVTTEDGVTVVRLGVWLRLSNTPLSPLWPLQLRRWLRRTGADVVHAHAPVPGLGDLAVAVAGDRPAVLTYHAGSMHKGEPGSGAADRLIRLYETRVLPRVFDRVRRLVAVSPVSLAAARPDALHISPGVDTDRFTPGEPPSRRRPTVVYVGRMDRSSAWKGTDVLVRAFALLAAEHPTARLRLVGDGDAVPGLRALAAELGVEDRLETPGALSGAALTDAVRTAAVLALPSLTEAESFGMALVEAMACGTPVVGSAVGGIPYVVDDGENGLLVPPGDPVALATACAGLLSDGVLADRMGAAGRRAAEQRYAWPALTARYVALFRELGAAGDADLPLSPAAPGSR; from the coding sequence GTGACACGGCCGTCCTGGAACCCCCGTTCCGAGAACGCTCGTGGGGAGAACCGTCGTACGGTCGCCGTCGTCACCCCCTACTACCCGCCGAACATCGGCGGCGTGGAGCAGTACAGCGCCCGCGTCGCCGCGGCGGTCGCCGCCACCCCCGATCTGCGTGCCGTCGTGCTCACCACCCGCCTCGACGGGGGGCGGCGCACCACGGTCACCACCGAGGACGGGGTGACGGTCGTACGGCTCGGGGTCTGGCTGCGGCTGTCGAACACGCCCCTCAGCCCCCTGTGGCCCTTGCAGCTGCGCCGCTGGCTGCGGCGCACCGGCGCCGACGTGGTGCACGCGCACGCCCCGGTGCCCGGGCTCGGTGATCTGGCGGTCGCCGTCGCGGGGGACCGGCCGGCGGTGCTCACGTACCACGCCGGCTCGATGCACAAGGGGGAGCCCGGCAGCGGAGCGGCGGACCGGCTGATCCGGCTGTACGAGACACGGGTGCTGCCCCGGGTGTTCGACCGGGTACGGCGTCTGGTGGCGGTGTCCCCGGTGTCGCTGGCGGCGGCCCGCCCGGACGCCCTCCACATCAGCCCCGGCGTCGACACCGACCGGTTCACGCCGGGCGAGCCCCCCTCCCGGCGGCGGCCGACGGTGGTCTACGTCGGCCGGATGGACCGCTCGTCGGCCTGGAAGGGCACCGACGTCCTGGTCCGGGCCTTCGCCCTGCTCGCGGCGGAGCACCCCACGGCCCGGCTGCGGCTGGTCGGCGACGGCGACGCCGTGCCCGGGCTGCGCGCCCTCGCGGCCGAACTCGGCGTCGAGGACCGCCTGGAGACCCCCGGCGCGCTCAGCGGTGCCGCCCTGACCGACGCCGTGCGCACCGCGGCCGTCCTCGCCCTGCCCTCGCTCACCGAGGCGGAGTCCTTCGGGATGGCGCTCGTCGAGGCGATGGCCTGCGGCACCCCGGTCGTGGGCTCCGCGGTCGGCGGGATCCCGTACGTCGTGGACGACGGGGAGAACGGACTGCTGGTCCCGCCCGGCGACCCCGTCGCGCTGGCCACGGCCTGCGCCGGGCTGCTGTCCGACGGGGTGCTGGCGGACCGGATGGGGGCGGCCGGGCGGCGGGCGGCCGAACAGCGCTACGCCTGGCCGGCGCTCACCGCCCGTTATGTGGCCCTGTTCCGGGAGCTGGGCGCGGCGGGCGACGCCGACCTCCCGCTCAGTCCCGCCGCTCCCGGTAGTCGCTGA
- a CDS encoding polysaccharide pyruvyl transferase family protein, which yields MKIVVINAYVRENAGDAALLSVCLRQVREAFPEADVAIAGMEDAAVHPEFEGVRNLGSLRRYVADGTVSLPRRLLRKALVGLAGAVAVTLPRPLCRALLRALPAEARREAEAVSRADLVVSMGGGYVLARPGLDGYQNVFFVLLPALIAQRSRVPVVWAPQSFGPFPAAPQRWLVGRVMRRSAAVLAREDVSVGELKACGIPETHIERAVDAGFAFAPGNRVAWRERLGVGPGERLVGVTARRWLAPAAQDRYERELARTIDAVQGTGARVVLIPQVSTDYLGDDDRVCERRIAAHCTSGPLMVDEVVDYRDLKGLYDECSLLIGTRFHSVIFSLTSDVPCVAIEYEHKTRGIMADLDLSAWVLPIADVTHERLWALVEPLLKDPAAYRALLDGNLPGYVARARSLPARLREAV from the coding sequence GTGAAGATCGTGGTGATCAACGCCTACGTCCGGGAGAACGCGGGCGACGCCGCCCTGCTCTCCGTCTGCCTGCGGCAGGTGCGGGAGGCGTTCCCCGAGGCGGACGTGGCGATCGCGGGCATGGAGGACGCGGCCGTGCACCCGGAGTTCGAGGGCGTGCGCAACCTCGGGTCGCTGCGCCGGTACGTCGCCGACGGCACCGTCTCGCTGCCCCGCCGGCTGCTGCGCAAGGCGCTGGTGGGCCTCGCGGGAGCCGTCGCGGTGACGCTGCCGCGCCCGCTGTGCCGGGCCCTGCTGCGCGCCCTGCCCGCCGAGGCGCGGCGCGAGGCGGAGGCCGTGTCCCGGGCGGACCTGGTGGTGTCGATGGGCGGCGGTTATGTGCTGGCCCGGCCTGGGCTCGACGGCTACCAGAACGTGTTCTTCGTCCTGCTGCCCGCGCTGATCGCGCAGAGGTCCCGGGTGCCCGTGGTGTGGGCGCCGCAGTCCTTCGGCCCGTTCCCGGCGGCCCCCCAGCGGTGGCTGGTCGGCCGGGTCATGCGCCGCTCGGCCGCCGTGCTCGCGCGGGAGGACGTCAGCGTCGGAGAACTGAAGGCCTGCGGGATCCCCGAGACGCACATCGAGCGGGCGGTCGACGCCGGCTTCGCCTTCGCGCCCGGGAACCGCGTCGCCTGGCGGGAGAGGCTCGGCGTGGGTCCCGGCGAGCGGCTCGTCGGCGTCACCGCCCGCCGCTGGCTGGCCCCGGCCGCCCAGGACCGCTACGAGCGCGAACTGGCCCGCACCATCGACGCCGTCCAGGGCACCGGCGCCCGCGTGGTCCTCATCCCGCAGGTCAGCACCGACTACCTCGGCGACGACGACCGTGTCTGCGAGCGCCGTATCGCCGCCCACTGCACGAGCGGCCCGCTGATGGTCGACGAGGTGGTCGACTACCGCGACCTCAAGGGCCTCTACGACGAGTGCTCGCTGCTGATCGGCACCCGCTTCCACTCGGTGATCTTCTCCCTCACCAGCGACGTGCCGTGCGTGGCCATCGAGTACGAGCACAAGACCCGCGGCATCATGGCCGACCTGGACCTCTCCGCCTGGGTGCTGCCCATCGCCGACGTCACCCACGAACGGCTGTGGGCCCTGGTCGAGCCGCTGCTGAAGGACCCCGCCGCGTACCGTGCGCTCCTCGACGGCAACCTGCCCGGCTACGTCGCCCGCGCCCGCTCCCTGCCCGCCCGGCTGCGGGAGGCCGTGTGA